Proteins found in one Oribacterium sp. oral taxon 102 genomic segment:
- a CDS encoding purine-nucleoside phosphorylase: protein MTRSYERLKRCFESIEGRIPFRPKAALVLGSGLGEYAEHIQVDATLEYRDIADFPVSTVSGHRGRFVFGHIGTVPVVMMQGRIHYYEGYSMEDVVLPIRLMHRMGADLLFLTNASGSVNPEFQAGDFMLITDHIMNFVPSPLIGQNEEALGCRFPDMSEIYSRELRESVKRIARELGIPLREGVYIQTSGPNFETPAEVRMCRVLGADAVGMSTACEAVAARHMGMKICGISCISNLGAGLSPETLRDEDVRITAARVAPQFRRLVTALISRIGTSVHPGEEKRDG, encoded by the coding sequence ATGACGAGGAGCTATGAACGGCTGAAAAGATGCTTTGAAAGCATAGAGGGAAGGATCCCTTTCCGCCCGAAGGCAGCGCTTGTGCTGGGCTCGGGATTGGGAGAGTATGCAGAGCATATACAGGTAGATGCCACGCTGGAATACCGTGACATTGCGGATTTTCCCGTGTCTACTGTCAGCGGGCATCGAGGAAGATTTGTGTTCGGGCATATCGGGACAGTGCCGGTCGTCATGATGCAGGGAAGAATACATTATTATGAGGGCTATTCCATGGAGGATGTGGTACTGCCGATCCGGCTGATGCACAGGATGGGAGCGGATCTCCTCTTTCTGACCAATGCCTCCGGATCTGTAAACCCGGAATTCCAGGCGGGAGATTTCATGCTGATCACAGATCATATCATGAATTTTGTCCCATCTCCGCTGATCGGACAAAATGAGGAGGCGCTGGGCTGCAGATTTCCGGATATGTCAGAGATTTACAGTCGGGAACTGCGGGAAAGCGTGAAAAGGATTGCGAGAGAGCTGGGAATCCCGCTTCGGGAGGGTGTTTATATCCAGACCAGCGGTCCGAATTTCGAAACACCGGCGGAGGTTCGCATGTGCCGTGTGCTGGGGGCTGACGCCGTAGGCATGAGTACAGCCTGTGAAGCGGTGGCAGCCAGACATATGGGTATGAAGATCTGCGGGATTTCCTGTATTTCCAATCTGGGAGCAGGATTGTCCCCGGAGACGCTGCGCGATGAGGATGTAAGGATCACGGCGGCGAGGGTAGCGCCGCAGTTCCGCAGGCTCGTAACTGCATTGATCAGCAGGATAGGGACGTCGGTACATCCGGGAGAGGAGAAGAGAGATGGATAG
- a CDS encoding DeoR/GlpR family DNA-binding transcription regulator — translation MHAIERAEHIMTALQRDKVVVVTELSHEMQVTEETVRKDLEKLENQGKLHRVHGGAYLNDGFGNETPYAVRSRILRAEKDRIGRQCLKLVREQEPVFLDASTTAASLARALAESRKRLIVITNSLEVVKILEAAPQIRLVLLGGEFDRAYGAFEGSSVIMQLRQYYIQTAFLSGAGISLEAGMTDSAPGSAEIRRAVIERASRRVLMADMTKIGRNGPYVIGELGDVDCLVSDGSVEAKDQALYEKLLENEAEVMRA, via the coding sequence ATGCATGCGATAGAGCGGGCGGAGCATATTATGACGGCACTGCAGAGGGACAAGGTAGTAGTGGTTACAGAGCTCAGCCATGAAATGCAGGTTACGGAGGAAACCGTCAGAAAGGATCTGGAAAAGCTGGAAAATCAAGGGAAGCTGCACCGGGTGCATGGTGGTGCATACCTGAATGATGGGTTCGGAAATGAAACGCCCTATGCGGTGCGCAGCAGGATCCTGCGCGCGGAAAAGGACAGGATCGGAAGACAGTGCCTGAAGCTCGTGCGGGAGCAGGAGCCGGTTTTCCTGGATGCCAGCACAACAGCAGCCAGTCTCGCGAGGGCGCTGGCAGAGAGCAGAAAGAGACTGATTGTCATTACGAATTCGCTGGAGGTAGTGAAAATACTGGAAGCTGCTCCGCAGATTCGGCTGGTGCTGCTGGGAGGAGAATTTGATCGGGCGTACGGCGCATTTGAGGGCAGCTCCGTGATCATGCAGCTCAGGCAATATTATATTCAGACTGCCTTTCTCAGTGGAGCGGGAATCAGTCTGGAGGCGGGAATGACGGATTCTGCGCCGGGAAGCGCGGAGATCCGGAGAGCCGTCATTGAACGGGCGAGCAGACGTGTTCTGATGGCGGACATGACGAAGATTGGCAGGAATGGCCCTTATGTCATCGGAGAGCTGGGGGATGTGGACTGTCTGGTTTCCGATGGATCAGTGGAGGCGAAGGATCAGGCGCTTTATGAAAAGCTGCTGGAAAACGAAGCGGAGGTCATGCGCGCGTAG
- a CDS encoding shikimate kinase — MMRNITMIGMPSSGKSMIGVLLAKRLGMSFLDLDILIQERSGRLLRELIAERGQEGFLKLEGDTACTLHPENTIIAPGGSICYEDWAMAHLRSISRVIYLDISYEELEKRVGDLKSRGVVLPEGYTLRDLYEERRKLYERYADLRIPEEGLSADQVVEQLYDIVKRKR; from the coding sequence ATGATGCGGAATATTACGATGATTGGAATGCCGTCCAGCGGCAAGAGCATGATCGGCGTGCTGCTCGCGAAGCGGCTCGGCATGAGCTTTCTGGATCTGGACATCCTGATTCAGGAAAGGAGCGGCAGGCTTCTCAGGGAGCTGATCGCGGAAAGAGGACAGGAGGGCTTCCTGAAGCTGGAGGGAGACACGGCATGTACGCTGCATCCGGAGAATACGATTATTGCCCCCGGCGGCTCGATCTGCTATGAGGACTGGGCGATGGCGCATCTTCGTTCGATCTCGCGGGTCATATACCTCGATATCAGCTATGAGGAGCTGGAGAAGCGGGTCGGAGACCTGAAAAGCAGGGGCGTGGTGCTGCCGGAGGGCTATACGCTAAGGGACCTGTATGAGGAACGGCGGAAGCTCTACGAGCGTTATGCGGATCTCCGCATTCCAGAGGAAGGGCTGAGTGCCGATCAGGTGGTGGAGCAGCTTTATGATATAGTGAAGCGGAAGCGGTAG
- a CDS encoding putative manganese-dependent inorganic diphosphatase, producing MPAKKKAIPHNTERQILVTGHRNPDTDSICAAIAYARLKNKMTGTESYVPCRAGSPNGETRFVLRCFKVPEPRLITTVRTQLSDIEYRKTPGVHKNMSLKEAWNIMNEGDVVTLPAVTDDGDLEGLITVGDIAKSYMNVYDSGIISKAHTQYRNIRETLEATLVTGSEERFCEEGKVLIAAANPEMMSYYIEKHDIVILGNRAENQLSALDNGADCIIICEGANVSPTIKSLAEQSGMLIMVTSYDAYTAARLINQSIPISYFMKTEGLITFEEEDFIDDIREIMASKRHRDFPILDKDGRYLGMVSRRNLLGSSGKSVIMVDHNEPGQAVEGIESANLLEIIDHHRLGTIQTLGPVYFRNQPLGCTSTIIYQMYREQGIEIDPQTAGLLMSAIISDTLLFRSPTCTPLDEEVGRELAELAGVEIEKYAVEMFSAGSNLKGKSDREIFYQDFKHFNAGKLRFGVSQVTSLNAGELEALKPRLLHFANDALAQEELNMGFVMLTNILEQSTLLLAVGSGAGQLVENAFGVACERESGRPDTTEDGYSVTLPGVVSRKKQLVPPLTLFAEQL from the coding sequence ATGCCTGCCAAAAAGAAGGCGATTCCGCACAATACAGAGAGACAGATCCTGGTTACCGGGCACCGGAATCCGGATACGGATTCGATCTGCGCGGCGATCGCGTATGCGAGACTGAAAAATAAAATGACGGGGACGGAGAGCTATGTGCCCTGCCGCGCGGGAAGTCCCAACGGAGAGACCCGCTTTGTGCTCCGCTGCTTCAAGGTGCCGGAGCCGCGTCTCATTACGACGGTGCGCACGCAGCTCAGCGACATTGAATATAGGAAGACACCGGGCGTCCATAAGAATATGTCTCTGAAGGAGGCGTGGAACATTATGAACGAGGGTGATGTGGTGACGCTGCCGGCTGTCACGGACGACGGGGATCTCGAGGGACTGATTACCGTGGGGGATATCGCGAAGTCCTATATGAACGTCTATGACTCCGGCATTATTTCGAAGGCGCACACCCAGTACCGGAACATCCGGGAGACGCTGGAGGCGACGCTGGTGACGGGATCAGAGGAGCGCTTCTGTGAGGAGGGCAAGGTGCTGATCGCTGCGGCGAATCCGGAGATGATGAGCTACTACATCGAGAAGCACGACATCGTCATTCTGGGGAATCGTGCGGAGAATCAGCTCTCCGCGCTGGACAACGGCGCGGACTGCATCATTATCTGCGAGGGCGCGAATGTTTCCCCGACGATCAAGAGCCTCGCGGAGCAGAGCGGGATGCTGATCATGGTGACGAGCTATGATGCGTATACGGCGGCGCGGCTCATCAACCAGTCCATCCCGATCAGCTACTTCATGAAGACAGAGGGGCTGATTACCTTCGAGGAGGAGGACTTCATAGACGATATCCGGGAGATCATGGCGAGCAAGCGGCATCGGGATTTCCCGATTCTGGACAAGGACGGGCGCTATCTCGGCATGGTTTCGAGGCGGAACCTGCTGGGCAGCAGCGGCAAGAGCGTGATTATGGTTGATCACAATGAGCCGGGACAGGCGGTAGAGGGGATCGAGAGCGCCAATCTGCTGGAGATTATCGACCATCACCGCCTCGGCACGATACAGACGCTGGGGCCGGTGTATTTCCGGAACCAGCCGCTCGGCTGCACGAGTACCATTATTTATCAGATGTATCGGGAGCAGGGTATCGAGATTGACCCGCAGACGGCGGGGCTTCTGATGTCTGCCATCATTTCTGATACGCTGCTCTTCCGCTCGCCGACCTGTACGCCGCTTGACGAGGAGGTCGGGAGGGAGCTCGCGGAGCTCGCGGGCGTGGAGATCGAGAAGTATGCGGTGGAGATGTTCTCTGCCGGTTCCAATCTGAAAGGGAAGAGCGACAGGGAAATTTTCTATCAGGACTTCAAGCATTTCAATGCCGGCAAGCTTCGCTTCGGTGTGAGCCAGGTGACCTCTCTCAATGCCGGAGAGCTGGAGGCGCTGAAGCCGCGGCTCCTGCATTTCGCGAACGATGCGCTCGCTCAAGAGGAGCTGAATATGGGCTTTGTGATGCTGACGAATATTCTCGAGCAGAGCACCTTACTGCTCGCGGTGGGGAGCGGCGCGGGACAGCTCGTGGAGAACGCCTTCGGGGTGGCATGCGAGAGGGAGAGCGGCAGGCCGGATACGACGGAGGACGGCTACAGCGTGACGCTGCCGGGCGTGGTGTCCAGAAAGAAGCAGCTGGTGCCGCCGCTGACACTGTTCGCGGAGCAGCTGTAA
- a CDS encoding DUF4349 domain-containing protein, whose protein sequence is MKRSDRRGKWKWSAGTAAILAALCLSACGGGEDSSAYDPTMLYSANKEAGMAAPGAMAYEETAANYSAENRSLDAAADSEGVSSGSSGLGDAPEDSTPSTDTPLEKKLIRNADLEFETENFDEFLRSLEAKIQMSHGYIESSNIYGSEQYQTSRSASYTVRIPTAQLDDFLEYSAGAAHLIRKSVSTQDITLSYHDTELRKETLRTEQQRLLELMAQAESMEAVIALESRLSEIRYELSSLESDLRLYDNQVQYSTVYIEIQERAIPTPTIKAGFLNRVSLGFRQSFGDVAEGLVDFSVFLLSSIPQLVVLAVIFLLLFLLGRRILKGFRNRRQKALTERARLGYPIPPQRGFSPAAPVPNRTANAGTQTPAGSPSVPQETAAGKQPPAQEAASENKNQ, encoded by the coding sequence ATGAAACGATCTGATCGAAGGGGAAAGTGGAAATGGAGCGCGGGCACTGCCGCGATTCTCGCCGCACTCTGCCTGAGCGCCTGCGGCGGCGGAGAGGACAGCTCCGCCTACGATCCCACCATGCTCTATAGCGCCAATAAGGAGGCGGGCATGGCGGCGCCCGGCGCCATGGCTTACGAGGAAACCGCAGCGAACTACAGCGCGGAAAATCGCAGCCTTGACGCTGCGGCAGACTCTGAGGGCGTCTCCTCCGGCTCTTCCGGGCTCGGGGACGCGCCGGAGGATTCGACACCCTCCACGGATACGCCTCTGGAAAAGAAACTGATCCGGAACGCCGATCTCGAGTTCGAAACAGAAAACTTCGACGAATTTCTGCGCTCTCTGGAAGCGAAGATACAGATGTCCCATGGCTACATCGAGAGCTCGAATATCTATGGCTCCGAGCAGTACCAGACGAGTCGCAGCGCCTCCTATACCGTCCGCATCCCGACAGCGCAGCTCGACGACTTTCTGGAATACTCCGCAGGCGCCGCGCACCTGATCCGGAAATCTGTGAGCACACAGGATATCACACTGAGCTACCACGACACAGAGCTTCGGAAGGAAACACTTCGGACGGAACAGCAGCGGCTGCTCGAGCTGATGGCGCAGGCGGAATCCATGGAGGCAGTGATTGCCCTCGAATCCCGTCTCTCCGAGATTCGCTACGAGCTCAGCAGTCTCGAATCAGATCTCCGACTCTATGACAATCAGGTACAATACAGCACCGTATACATCGAGATTCAGGAGAGAGCGATCCCCACGCCGACCATAAAGGCAGGCTTCCTGAACCGGGTCAGCCTCGGCTTCCGGCAGAGCTTCGGAGACGTTGCGGAGGGACTGGTAGACTTCTCCGTCTTCCTGCTCTCTTCCATCCCGCAGCTGGTCGTTCTCGCGGTGATCTTCCTGCTTCTCTTCCTGCTCGGCAGGAGAATCCTGAAAGGATTCCGCAACCGCCGCCAAAAGGCACTTACGGAAAGGGCCCGGCTGGGATATCCCATACCGCCGCAGCGCGGCTTCTCTCCTGCAGCTCCTGTCCCGAACAGGACAGCGAATGCCGGCACACAGACACCTGCAGGAAGCCCCTCCGTACCGCAGGAAACTGCTGCCGGAAAACAGCCGCCCGCGCAGGAGGCAGCTTCCGAAAATAAAAACCAGTAA
- a CDS encoding FAD-dependent oxidoreductase, whose translation MKIVVVGGVAGGASFAARARRLDENAEIIVFERGPHISFSNCALPFYLSGMVASENALIMMTPERFYHQFRITARTEHEVLEICRAEKRIRVKDLKTGEELWESYDTLMLSPGAAPLLPASIPGIHSENVFTVRNVVDIVRLKSYLSRDGIEKVAVVGGGFIGVEVAENLRLIGKQVTLLEAAPQILAPFDYDMVQTLHKELLDNGVSLIVGDGIASVNAASVTLRSGREIPADAVVMALGVRPETRLAEEAGLELGETGGILVDHNYLTSDKHIYAVGDAVELYHRLKRKKARLALAGPAQRQARAAADHLYGIPHNNKGVIGSSCVRVFGMNAAATGLNEREAKEEGIPYGYAYVLTNDRVGILPGASVLCLKLLFEYPTGRLLGAQAIGRGEADKRINTIAAMITMGATLEDLKELELCYAPLYSTAKDAVNQAALVGLNLLYGRYRQEPVSEVRNLVESGAYIVDVREAREYEAGHLRNAVNIPLSQLRSRAGEIPKDRPVYLHCRSSQRSYFATVALQGMGFENIINISGSFLGICLFEYYNDIVQNREKIVTAYNFR comes from the coding sequence GCTTCCTTTGCGGCGAGGGCGAGAAGGCTGGATGAGAATGCCGAAATCATTGTCTTTGAGAGGGGGCCGCATATCTCCTTCTCAAACTGCGCGCTCCCCTTCTATTTGAGTGGGATGGTGGCTTCGGAAAATGCTCTGATTATGATGACACCCGAGCGCTTCTATCATCAGTTCAGGATTACAGCGAGAACCGAGCATGAGGTGCTGGAGATCTGCCGTGCAGAGAAGCGGATTCGGGTGAAGGATCTAAAGACAGGGGAGGAGCTGTGGGAGAGTTACGACACGCTCATGCTGTCTCCCGGCGCGGCGCCCCTTTTGCCGGCGTCCATTCCCGGCATTCATTCCGAAAATGTATTCACTGTTCGAAATGTAGTCGACATTGTGCGCCTGAAGAGCTATCTTTCCCGGGATGGGATCGAGAAGGTGGCAGTGGTCGGCGGAGGCTTCATCGGTGTGGAGGTGGCGGAGAACCTGCGCCTTATCGGAAAGCAGGTCACACTGCTTGAGGCTGCCCCGCAGATTCTGGCTCCCTTTGATTATGACATGGTGCAGACCCTGCACAAGGAGCTGCTCGACAATGGCGTCTCCCTCATCGTCGGAGACGGGATCGCTTCCGTGAATGCGGCTTCCGTGACGCTCCGATCCGGAAGGGAGATACCGGCGGATGCCGTCGTTATGGCGTTGGGCGTGCGTCCGGAGACGAGGCTCGCGGAGGAGGCGGGACTGGAGCTCGGAGAGACCGGCGGCATCCTTGTAGATCACAACTACCTGACGAGCGATAAGCATATTTATGCGGTGGGAGATGCCGTCGAGCTATATCACCGGCTGAAAAGAAAGAAGGCGAGACTCGCCCTCGCGGGGCCTGCGCAGCGGCAGGCAAGAGCAGCAGCTGACCATCTCTACGGCATCCCCCATAATAACAAGGGCGTCATCGGCTCGAGCTGTGTGCGGGTTTTCGGCATGAATGCGGCGGCGACGGGGCTGAATGAAAGAGAGGCAAAGGAGGAGGGAATCCCATACGGATACGCCTATGTACTTACCAATGATAGGGTTGGCATCCTGCCCGGCGCTTCCGTGCTCTGCCTGAAGCTGCTCTTCGAGTATCCTACCGGGAGACTGCTGGGGGCGCAGGCGATCGGCAGGGGAGAGGCGGACAAGCGGATCAATACCATCGCTGCCATGATTACGATGGGCGCGACGCTGGAGGATCTGAAGGAGCTGGAGTTGTGCTATGCGCCGCTTTACAGTACTGCGAAGGATGCGGTAAATCAGGCGGCGCTGGTCGGGCTCAATCTTCTCTACGGAAGATACCGGCAGGAGCCGGTTTCCGAGGTGCGAAATCTGGTCGAGAGCGGCGCGTATATTGTGGATGTGCGGGAGGCCCGCGAGTATGAGGCGGGGCATCTGAGGAACGCGGTGAACATTCCGCTCAGCCAGCTGCGAAGCCGCGCAGGAGAGATCCCGAAGGATCGTCCGGTTTATCTGCATTGCCGCTCCTCGCAGCGCAGTTACTTCGCGACCGTGGCGCTGCAGGGCATGGGCTTCGAGAATATCATCAATATCTCCGGCTCCTTCCTGGGGATCTGCCTCTTTGAGTATTATAACGATATCGTGCAGAACAGGGAAAAGATCGTGACGGCATATAACTTCCGATAA